A window of Mesoplasma chauliocola contains these coding sequences:
- a CDS encoding ATP-binding domain-containing protein codes for MIGFSILNTINTDNDDLSGLNEIPFTVSYVTSIHRAQGLEYKNVKLVITDDDKTNMTHDIFYTAITRAKENLEIFWNAETQKFVIDNFEEQTQKWNKEIALINAIKNNK; via the coding sequence TTAATTGGTTTTTCAATTTTAAATACTATTAATACTGATAATGATGATTTAAGTGGTTTAAACGAGATACCATTTACAGTTTCATATGTAACTTCAATTCATAGAGCGCAAGGTCTTGAATATAAAAATGTTAAATTAGTAATAACTGACGACGATAAAACAAATATGACACATGATATATTTTATACAGCAATAACAAGAGCAAAAGAAAATCTTGAAATTTTTTGAAATGCAGAAACTCAGAAATTTGTCATTGATAATTTTGAAGAGCAAACTCAAAAATGAAATAAAGAAATAGCATTAATTAATGCAATTAAAAATAATAAATAA